CAACCTACTCCTTAAAGCTTTTCTCTAATGGTTTAAAAGAAATAATAAATGTGCTATCAGGTAATTTAACGTACTCTAAATGACCTCCTAATTGCTCCGTTAAAATATTTATTAATTGCATCCCTAAAGTTTTTGCATTATTAAAATCAAAATCATCTCCTAATCCCTTTCCATAATCTTTATACACTAATTTATAAAAATCTTGATCTTTAAATATTTGGATACTTAACGTGTTTTTTTGATCTTTTGTAAATACATATTTAAAAGAGTTTGTTACCAACTCATTAATAATTAATCCTAAATCGGAAGACGTATCTCCATCAAAATATAAGTCTTGATCAATAACAATCTCTTTATCTATTTGCATGGATTTATACTTAACTGTATCTTCGATATACATCAATAATTGTTCTACATACTCTTTTGTTTTAACCTCTTTCAAAGTCACGTTAGTATATAATTTCTCATGTACTAAAGACATCGATTGTATACGGTTTTGACTATCTCTTAGTGCTTTTTTGATATTCTCGTCATCATATTCGTCCTCTTGCATTAATAAAATACCAGACACCATTTGCATATTATTTTTAATCCTGTGGTGGACTTCTTTTATCAAGGTCTGAATTTTTAGTAAATTACCTTCTAATGCCTTATTTTTAAGAACAACCAAATTATTAGCATCATACAAACTAGTATTTAAAGCTCTATTTTTTAGAAACTGATACAAGGTTATAAATACTAAAATAGAAATTAAAGTATACCAAAAATAAGCAAGATTAGAACTACGTTTACCGACCAAAGGTTTTACTTTGTAAGCACTACCGATCTTTAATTTTAACCCAAATAATTCGATAGTAGAATAAATATAATCGTTTTCTTTTACATCAAAACCCTTATAATATTCTAAATCTCTTGCCTCATTATAAATTCTGGTATTATTATAAACGACTTCTCGTGTTAAATCAATAGAGTCATTGACAACAAACTTATGTACATAGGTACTTGCATCATTTTTTTTATAAAAATAATCTAATAAATATTTGACATTTATAACGGGAGCTACATAACCTAAAATTTCATTTTTATTGTTTCGTGCTGAAAAATCAAATGGAAAACCAGCCCATCCTTCTCTCAAATTTATTGGTGAAAAAAGCTTAATATCAGTAGACTGCATTAAACGATCCAACTCCTCTATTTTTTGTTTAGAAATAAATGTTTTTGAAGACACACCTTTTAAATTTTTAGGATCAATTTGATTTGGTGTAATAACATATTTAAAAACATGATCTGTTCCAACATGACTAATCAAAATTGAATCATTAAAATCAATGTCTTCTAATAAGTCTTTGAGGTATTTTTGAAGCTGGTATTCATTGGGGAACTCTGCACCATTTTTAGTATAACTTTTAATCGAAGAGACTAAACTTGCATACACTTGTATACCTGCTTTAGCACTATTTAAAGCATTAGTATGTTCCTCTTTAAGTTTTTGCTCTATTTTCTGTTGTTCTAAAGCATTATTACTATTTAGTAGATTTTGTAATAAAACAGCGCCTACAATTAAAAATATAAAAACAAGAAAATAGTATTTTATATTCTTAATTTTCTTATTAAAATTCATTTATGAGAATAAGTTGTCATTAAGCGATAAAGGTATAGTATTATTTTTAAAACCATATTTTGTTCTTAAAGAAATCATAATAATACGCACATCATATACCGCCTTATTATTTTAAATTTTATTATATGAATCTGACAATTTAAAACCTCAAAATTTTGTAAATTTACCTCCTATAATTTAATTAATTTTCAGATGGAATACAGAATAGAAAAAGATACCATGGGCGAAGTTAAAGTACCTTCAGACAAGCTTTGGGGTGCACAAACAGAACGTTCTAGAAATAATTTTAAAATTGGTGCTGTTGCATCAATGCCACTTGAAGTGGTTTATGGTTTTGCATATCTTAAAAAAGCTGCAGCCTATACTAATTGTGAACTTGGAGTTTTACCTATTGAAAAACGTGATTTGATAGCACAAGTTTGCGACGAAATTTTGAAAGGACAACACGATGATCAATTTCCTTTAGTGATTTGGCAAACCGGTTCTGGAACACAGTCTAACATGAATGTTAATGAGGTTATTGCTAACAGAGCACACCAATTAGCAGGTAAAGTTGTTGGTGAAGGAGATAAAACAATACAACCAAATGATGATGTTAATAAATCACAATCATCAAATGATACTTTCCCTACAGGAATGCATATTGCGGCTTACACTAAAATTGTTAAAACAACAATTCCAGGTGTTAAACAATTACGTGATACTTTAAAAAAGAAATCAGAAACTTTTAAAAACGTTGTAAAAATTGGTCGTACCCATTTAATGGATGCGACACCTTTAACTTTAGGACAAGAATTTTCAGGGTATGTATCGCAATTAGATCACGGTATTAAAGCTTTAGAAA
This portion of the Olleya sp. Bg11-27 genome encodes:
- a CDS encoding sensor histidine kinase; translated protein: MNFNKKIKNIKYYFLVFIFLIVGAVLLQNLLNSNNALEQQKIEQKLKEEHTNALNSAKAGIQVYASLVSSIKSYTKNGAEFPNEYQLQKYLKDLLEDIDFNDSILISHVGTDHVFKYVITPNQIDPKNLKGVSSKTFISKQKIEELDRLMQSTDIKLFSPINLREGWAGFPFDFSARNNKNEILGYVAPVINVKYLLDYFYKKNDASTYVHKFVVNDSIDLTREVVYNNTRIYNEARDLEYYKGFDVKENDYIYSTIELFGLKLKIGSAYKVKPLVGKRSSNLAYFWYTLISILVFITLYQFLKNRALNTSLYDANNLVVLKNKALEGNLLKIQTLIKEVHHRIKNNMQMVSGILLMQEDEYDDENIKKALRDSQNRIQSMSLVHEKLYTNVTLKEVKTKEYVEQLLMYIEDTVKYKSMQIDKEIVIDQDLYFDGDTSSDLGLIINELVTNSFKYVFTKDQKNTLSIQIFKDQDFYKLVYKDYGKGLGDDFDFNNAKTLGMQLINILTEQLGGHLEYVKLPDSTFIISFKPLEKSFKE